From the genome of Canis lupus baileyi chromosome 4, mCanLup2.hap1, whole genome shotgun sequence:
tttccttggcttgtagatgttAACATTCTGATCTCTGCTTTTATCTTCAGTGGCATTGTCCCTGTGTATGTGTCTTTGTGTCTgaatttccctttttataaggatagtgatcatattggattaggacccatcTGGGGACCTCATTTTAACTCGATTGACTCTgtaaaggccccatctccagatTAAGTCTCCATTCTGAGATATAAGGGTAAGGAATAGGCAGAGGTTAGGACTctagtatatcttctttgggaggGGGGGGAGTACAATCCATAACAGTTCCCCAAGTTTTTCAACATGCTTTCAAAGCTGGCATTAGCATGAGATCCATCATTCATTTATAAGTTCCCAAGACTACACAGTAGGTGTTATTTACAGCCAAGCACTAGCTATTTCTCTACTCAGCCCTTTAGCTCTAACTCTATGATAAGCCCCGACTGTGTTTTTTTAGTAAACTCTCAGCACTAGAGCTCCGAGCCATTTGTGAGCTCCCCTCCTCCACAGCGTACGTTGGGTGGGTGGCTTGACTCATTTAGCAGCACCCTCTTTCTCAGCAGGCTCCCCGGAGATCTTAATCTTGAGTAATGGCACATGGGAGCAAGATGACTCCCAGGGAGGGCAATAAAAGACGTTGCTTGCCTGGTACAAAGAGTTCGAAATTACAAGGTAAGGGCACAAAGTAATCATAGCAGACAGTGGTTTTGGAAACTACCCATCAAGATGAGCTCTGAGTGTGGCATTGTGTCCTGCATTTATATCATCTGCAGGGCTTGACAGCTCCTAAGGAGATAAACTCAGTTGGAAGGTGTGTTGGAAGAAGCATGGGGCTGAGTACAAAATAGCGCTGCTTGTTCCGGCGTGACTGCTAGAAAAGGCAACTTTGGTTTTGGCCCCTCATAGTTGGTAGATAATTAACACTCTCCTGCTGGGCACAATGTGCCCCGGTGCTAAAGAATCACATTCCTGGGCTAATTGGAAGCCTCTGGGTCTACTGGGTAAGGAAAGCACGTGGGGACAAAACGTAGGTGTTCTGGAAAACACATAAATTGCTCCCAGACCCAGGTCTCCATGAATGAAGTTTTGAGTTGCCATTTGGGAATGGGACCAGTACTTGCAGATCATCtgcttttttgagattaaaatctggaattttatttttttctttcctttttaaatttttttctttctttcctttttttaaaagattttatttatttatcatgagagacagagtaaAACCTGGATTTTACTATGaaatctgcttattttttaaatgttggctaCTGAGTTTTTGTGTTTCATCTGTTTGAAGATTGAGCaagccagggtgcctgggtggctcagtcagttaggcatctgactcttgattttgtcttggatcatgagatcgagccccatgtcaggctccctgctgggaatgaagcctgcttgagattctccctctcattcccctgccccccataaaagaaggaaagaaaagaagaaagacagaaagaaagaaagaaagaaagaaagaaagaaagaagaaagaaagagagagagagagagagaaagaaagaaagaaagaaagaaagaaagaaagaaagaaagaaagaaagaaagaaagaaagaaagaaagagaagaaagaaaagaaaagaggaagaaaagagaaagaaaggaaagaaagaaagaaagaaagaaagaaagaaagaaagaaagaaaagaaagaaagagaaagaagaaagaaagaaagaaagaaagaaagaaagaaagaaagaaagaaaaaaagaaagaaagaaagaaagaaagaaagaaattgaacagACCAAAGAATTTGTGTTTGAGGGTCAAATTTAGTCCTGAGGCTGCCACTTTGGAATCTCTGTTCTAGAATAAccctcaggtttttgttttttgttttttgttttttttttaaccctcagTTTTGAAAGCTCAATGCTTTGACTAAACCAACAAGGTATTATTTAccactgttttattcttttaggtTGAGCAAATTCACACAGTAAATAAGGTTATTTAATACTTGTAATTTATGAattctaaaaaatacatatgtgtcCCTCTGTTAACCTTAGGaaatctaaatcttaaaaaaaaaaaaaaaatctagcaataAACCAGTGGGACGTATGGGTATCCACAGTATTTTCTAGATATGTGCCTGCAAGTCCTTCACCCAGGCGGCTGCTCACCTCGTAGCTTCCCACAGCCAGGTGTGTGCCCCTGTGCTCCACAAGAACAGTAGAAACCACAGGCTCCTAAGCCctgtgttgttattgttattattattatcagcaTCATTATTATAAAGTGATAATAAGAGCCTCCAGTTGCCAGTTGTCTTCTCTCTATTGTGCATGGGGTTAAGACTATTGCCTCATGTAATCTTCACAGCAGCCTTGAAAGGTTAATATTAACTTCCATTTCCAGAGGAGAAAGCTGAGGTGTAGTCACTATGCTGTGTGCAGTTAATTAATAATGGCAGGTTGGGGAGTTCACCTTACttcttacaggttttttttttttaaagattttatttattagagacagagagagagagagagagagaatggcagaaacacaggcagagggagaagcaggctccatgcagggagcctgacgtgggactcgaatccaggactccaggatcatgccctgggctgaagggggcgctaaaccgctaagccaccagggctgccctttcttacaggttttttttttatatataaatttattttttattggtgttcaatttgccaacatatagaaaaacacccagggctcatcccatcaagtggccccctcagtgcccatcacccagtcacccccaccccccgcccacctccccttccaccacccctagttcctttcccagagttaggaatctctcatgttctgtctccctttctgatatttcccactcattttttctcctttcccctttattccctttcactattttttatattcccgaaatgaacgagaccatataatgtttgtccttctccgattgacttacttcactcagcataataccctccagttccatccacgtcgaagcaaatggtgggtatttttatAGCTCTTGAGCTTCACAGTTCAACGTAGGGGTGGAGGGCATACACCTACATACTTTTAAATGCATGTAAAGTTGTGAATTCTAACTTCCCTGTGGACATTATAAgcatttcaagtaaaaaaaaaaaaaaattggaatgaagagaaagaaaaaatcaaagacCTTCCTGCCATGTAGCTGTCTACTCTGacatttcttagaaagaaaaacccaaaggGAGGTACACCTGCTGCTTGAGGACAGTTGGCATCAATCAGCCAAGGCCTCTTTCATGGATCAGCTCTCAAAACCCAGGCTGCCCGAGGCACGTAGCACAGCAGGACGAACCGGGCAGGGCCTAAAGCCCCTTCGCACACAAGAAGGCAGAAGTACTGTAGTAAACCAGGCAAGTCACTCCCCCAGCCTGCCCTTGCCAGGCTCCAAAGGGAGGTGACCTCAACCCACAGGGGAACATGCTCTCAGCTGCACGGTCTCCTGGGCTGACAGACATCTCCTGTTTTTCAGAGGAGCTGATTTCACAGCTATCAGGCATCAGGGAGGGATTATGCTTGACTGGAACAAAATGAAGGGGGATCTTTATACAGCCATATTATTTCCTACACAATGGAAATTGAAAATAGGACCTGAGAAGGCAAGAAACATAAGCTAAAAAGTGCATAACCTCACAGAAGAATTTTCCCAttccatatttttgtttgtttgttttttggtgaaatagtcacttaataaatgtgtattgagtGATCACTGTGTCCCCAAGAACAATCCTGGAATTCAGTTATGAATCAGAAACAGTTCTTGCCTTTGGGTAGCTTTTCAGAAATTGAGTTTGTGGTCAGGTCAAGAGGTGAAATCAGCAGATGGCCACCTGTTCTGTGTGTCGCACTAGATTTCATGAGGCTATGAAATAAATCGGATTCTTACTCTGCCACTGACTTGCAGCCTTTTAAGCAAGTCCCTCCCTGAGTCGCAGGTTCCTCTCCTGTGGAGGGTGGAATCATAATTCCTGCCTCATAAGTCTCACGGGGCGGTTGTGAGTACCACACACAAGAATGGCTCTGAGCCCTTTGAGATCTGTCAAGAAGTATGTGATCCCCATCCTCAAAAACCTGCTTCAAGGTCGGGAAGAGAAGATAGACAGATGTGAAACAGCCAGTGAAGACCTCTAGATGGTTTATATCCTAGTGCGATATATTTGGTGGCTGACTTGAAACTGGAAAGAAAAGGTAAACATGGAGCTGTCTGCTAAAAGTATAGATTTTTCAAAACATCTAGAAATTGTTATGCAATAACTACATATGATTTGCAGCTGCTGAGATTGAGGAAGTAGATTCTTTAGCGTGATTCCTGAGGGAGAACCATCCTGTTAGGATTCCTCTGAAGGCACTCCAGCTGCCTGTGCTTTGCCATGCCCTGTAGAATGTGGAGGGCACACGGCGGGAAGGGGCACCAGCTGTGACCCCTCATATCAGCACCATGCTACAGGACTCACCCTTTGGAAAGGGGATCTTTCTACCTTTGATTAACTACCCACCTTTAAATCTCAGaatagggggatgcctgggtggctcagtggttgagcatctgcctttggcccagggcatgatcccagaatcgcaggatcaagtcccacatcgggctccctgcatggagcctgcttcttcctctacctctctctctctctctctctctctctctgcctttcatggataaataaataaaaatctttaaaaaataaaaaaaattaaatattttttttaaatctcagaataCATCCCAGATCTGTGTACCTGTGTGGGTATGATAGTTGTCCGGCTTAATTTAATGTGATTGCACCTGACACAGGCAAGTGGAAATGGAGCCTTTTTGCCTGGGTGAGACTACATTGGTTATACTGagtgttttctaaatataaaggGGAAGGTTTTTTATaaccctggatggctcagcggtttagtgccaccttcattcagcccagagcatgatcctggagccccaggatccagtcccatgttgggctccctgcatggagcctgcttctccccttgcctgtgtctctacctgtgtctctgcctctctctctgtgtgtctcatgaataaataaataaaatcttaaaaagaaaagaaaagaaaactagaggaGCACGGAAACCAGACGTAAAGAGGGGAGAAAACAAGTTTGGCGGGCACAGTTCTGTTTCCAGCTCACCTGCTATGAACCTGAGTGTGAGAGAGactccccaggtggctcagtggttgagtgtcagcctttggctcaggccgtgatcccggggtcctgagatggagtcccgcatcgggctccccgcagggagcttccttctccttctctgcctgtgtctctgccgtgtctctgtgtctctcgtgaatagataaaCCGGTGCATGAGGGCCGGCACCTCTAGTCCCACGAAACTCACAGCTGTGTCTCTTTTCCAGTGTTCCGTGTCCTGCGGTGGTGGAGTGCGGATCCGCAGCGTCACGTGTGCCAAGAACCATGATGAACCTTGCGATGTGACCAGGAAACCCAACAGCCGAGCCCTCTGTGGGCTCCAGCAGTGCCCGTCCAGCCGCAGAGTCCTGAAGCCCAACAAAGGCGCGATTTCCAGTGGGACAAAGCCGCCGGCATCCCAGCCGGAGCCCCCGAAGGCCACCCCGAAGCCCATCCCGAAGGTTACCCCAAAGGCCACCCCGGAGCCCATCCCAAAGTCCATTCCGAAGGTTACCCCAAAGGCCACCCCAGAGCCCATCCCAAAGCCCATTCCGAAAGTTACCCCGAAGGCCACCCCGGAGCCCATCCCGAAGGCCACCCCGGCGCCCATCCCGAAGGTCACCCCGAAGCCCACCCCAGAGCCCACCCCGGAGCCCATCCCCAAGGCCACCCCGGAGCCCACCCCGGAGCCCACCCCGGAGCCCGTCCCTCCGACTCCTCGCAGCCCCAGGTCGCGGTCCACACCGCCGGGGCCCGAGTCCCTGAGCACAAGCGCCCGGGCGGCGCGCAGCCCGCCTCCCCCCACGGCCCCCGGGGGCGCCCGGCCCCCCCTCGCGTCCGGCCCGAGCATCCAGCCCTCGGGTCCCTCCTCCGCGGGAGACTTTCCCGCCGCGACAGTGGGCGGCTCCCGTTGGCCGCGGCCCGGCGCGCCTGCGTGGGGGCAGGTGACCCCCTCCTACGGCCCCTCGACCAAAGAGGCAGGAGGGGACGCTCACAGCGGCTCCGGGGAAGGCGGCGAACAGTCAGAGAACAGAAGTGAACACGACTCGGTCGCCTGGACCCAAACCCGAGCTCCGGCAGAGGATGcgccgggggcgccgggggcggaGATGCCCCTTGGGGCGCCCCCAACGCCCTCCCTCGGGGCGGCGTCCCCGCGGGCCCCGTCCGGCCCCGACCCAGGGCCCGCTCCGCCGCCCGCCGAGGGGCCGGGCCCCGGGAGGCCagcgcgccccgccgcgccccccgcagGACCCGGGCCAGCGCCCCCCGGCCGCGCGGCCCCCCGCAGCGCCCCCCCGCCGCGGAGCCCGGGGCCCGGCCTGGCCGAGGCCGACGCGGAGGCCCTGATCGCCGAGGGCTTCTTGCTCAACGCGTCCGATTACCAGCGGCTCCCGCCGGGCGGCCGCTCCGCGCACTGGATTGCGGGGAACTGGAGTGAGGTAGGGGCCCGCGGGGACACGgccggcccggggggcggggtccTCACCCAGAGGGGGCAAGCCCCGCCAGAGGCCGTGAGATGAAGGGAGGTCAGCAGTGACCCGAGCCGGGAGGGTTGGGCGAGTCCCGCCGCTGGCCCCAGGGCGGCCGAGCGGGTGTAGACCACCGCCCGCGCTCCTGCAGGCCGAGCCGCCCAGAGGGCCCGCGGGGGCATCTCGCTCGGAAAGCCGACGTCtgcaaaaaattagagaggaagacaaaccctCAGAGACTCCTCTGAGTCTGGGgagcaaagggttgcagaaggcggaggtgggtgggggcatggggtgactgggtgacgggcaccaaggagggcacatgagggatgggatgagcactgggtggtatgctgtatgttggcaaggtgaatttgtttttttttttaagattttatttatgtattcatgagaggcacagagagagagacaaaggcagagacacaggcagagggagaagcaggaaggagcccaatgcgggattcgattccaggaccccgggatcacgcccccagaggaaggcagacgctcagctgctgagccacccgggcgtgcTGGGaaactgaatttaagtaaaatttaaaaagaaagagagaaaggaaaggaaaggaaaggaaaggaaaggaaaggaaaggaaaggaaaggaaaggaaaggaaaggaaaggaaaggaaaaagggaagggaagggaaggaaaaaggaaaggaaaaaggaaaggaaaagaaaagaagaaaagaaaagaaaagaaaagaaaagagaaaagaaaagaaaagaaaagaaaagaaaaaagaaaagagaaaggaaagctgatGTTGGGACTCTGGTCATAGAACTGTGAGGCAATCCTAACTAGAGTGGAAATTGAAGGTACAATTCCTTAAAAGCATTCTCTAGTTCGGTGTTATCAGCGGTTTTCTTTGCTCTTTGGTCTGTTTGAGtgcttccatgaaaaaaaaaaggtcgttCTGGCTCATTAAAAGAATTAGAatatgaaggaagaagaaaataaatatgacgACAGAATGTTGGCCCCCAGTTTCAAGCTTCAGAAATTTGGCTAGatacttgtttttccatttctagaaCTAATTAGTATCCTTTTGAGACTTCAAAATCGTTTTCACCCATTTGAATTTTGAATGCACAGTCTATGAACTTGTTAAAATAATTTGACGACTCAAAAGAGGACTTTGTGGCAAAATAACCACATGTTCAAATTAGTCAGCATCTTTATGACAATCCATGGCTCCTCTCCCTGGCCAAAGAGAAGTGAAATATTTGCAGCTAATATAACTACAGTACATTTAATTTATAAGGCATATTGATTTCCAAACCACTTTCATATCTagccttttattttctccttttgacaACCCTGAGGAGCAGATAAGGTCTCATTTACGCCA
Proteins encoded in this window:
- the LOC140631431 gene encoding A disintegrin and metalloproteinase with thrombospondin motifs 12-like; protein product: MRAGTSSPTKLTAVSLFQCSVSCGGGVRIRSVTCAKNHDEPCDVTRKPNSRALCGLQQCPSSRRVLKPNKGAISSGTKPPASQPEPPKATPKPIPKVTPKATPEPIPKSIPKVTPKATPEPIPKPIPKVTPKATPEPIPKATPAPIPKVTPKPTPEPTPEPIPKATPEPTPEPTPEPVPPTPRSPRSRSTPPGPESLSTSARAARSPPPPTAPGGARPPLASGPSIQPSGPSSAGDFPAATVGGSRWPRPGAPAWGQVTPSYGPSTKEAGGDAHSGSGEGGEQSENRSEHDSVAWTQTRAPAEDAPGAPGAEMPLGAPPTPSLGAASPRAPSGPDPGPAPPPAEGPGPGRPARPAAPPAGPGPAPPGRAAPRSAPPPRSPGPGLAEADAEALIAEGFLLNASDYQRLPPGGRSAHWIAGNWSECSTTCGLGAYWRSVQCSTHVDSDCATIQKPDPAKRCHLRPCASWQVGNWSKCSRNCSGGFQIREIQCVDSRDHQSLRPFHCQFLAGIPPPLSRSCNVEPCEEWQVEPWSQCSRSCGGGVQERAVTCLGGLCDWTKRPTPTAPCNSQPCCHWATGNWDLCTASCGGGFQKRTVHCVSSEDNATEDRCRCDHEPRPPEFQKCGQQACEKSPDLLCTKDNLSASFCQTLKSMKKCSVPTVRAQCCLSCSQTRIVHTRRPRKPQSLKNPKGF